In Fusobacterium canifelinum, a genomic segment contains:
- a CDS encoding YhcH/YjgK/YiaL family protein, which translates to MIYDELKNIKTYKGINKNLDKAIDFIVEKKYLNANFGKNIIDDDKIYFDYPEKVSTRENIDLELEYHKKYIDIHIILEEEEVIGYTPFEDCVETQKYNIEKDIAFMKGKNQAEFILNGKNFLIVFPNEPHLPLLSVGKVKEIKKVVFKIKM; encoded by the coding sequence ATGATATATGATGAGTTAAAAAATATTAAAACTTATAAAGGAATTAATAAAAATTTAGATAAAGCAATAGACTTTATTGTTGAAAAAAAATATTTGAATGCAAATTTTGGAAAAAATATTATAGATGATGATAAAATATATTTTGATTATCCTGAAAAGGTTTCAACAAGAGAAAATATAGATTTGGAACTAGAATATCATAAAAAATATATAGATATTCATATCATTCTTGAAGAGGAAGAAGTTATTGGATACACTCCATTTGAAGATTGTGTTGAAACTCAAAAATACAATATTGAAAAAGATATTGCTTTTATGAAAGGAAAAAACCAAGCTGAGTTTATACTAAATGGTAAAAATTTTTTAATTGTATTTCCTAACGAACCTCATCTACCACTTTTAAGTGTAGGCAAAGTTAAAGAAATAAAAAAAGTAGTTTTTAAAATAAAGATGTAA
- a CDS encoding acyl-CoA dehydratase activase translates to MYYKIGIDVGSTTLKTVILNEKDEIIEKSYQRHFSKVREITLNHFKSLQELLKGKKFKLAITGSAGLGISKDYGIPFVQEVFSTAGAVKKCYPQTDIVIELGGEDAKILFLQGTIEERMNGTCAGGTGAFIDQMAGLLDMEVSELDKISFAHERIYPIASRCGVFAKTDVQPLLNQGAKKADIAASIYQAVVEQTITGLAQGRPIKGTVLFLGGPLYFLKGLQERFVEVLKLSKENAIFPELAPYFVALGSAYFADTVEEEFEYDEVVQLLSKKKEKKVEHLEKPLFTSEEEYEFFLKRHQKMTVPTKDITSYSGKAYLGLDSGSTTIKVVLLDDEENILYRYYSSSKGNPVSLFLEQLKKIHELCGERIKIVSSAVTGYGEELMQVAFGVDIGIVETIAHYTAAKHFNPDVDFIIDIGGQDIKCFHIKDGAIDSIVLNEACSSGCGSFLETFAKSLGYSTQDFAKKAIFSKSPADLGSRCTVFMNSSVKQAQKEGAEVEDISAGLARSVIKNAIFKVIRARDADDLGKNIVVQGGTFLNNAVLRSFEQEIGREVLRPEISELMGAYGAALYGKKVQKENSKLLSLKELENFQHTSSPGMCKLCTNHCQLTINAFTNGQKFISGNKCERGAGKKLQSDLPNMVAYKNQLFNAIPLKAGGRAKIGLPRALNIYEMLPFWAELFRSLDCDIVLSGISNRKIYMKGQNTIPSDTVCYPAKLVHGHIIDLLEKDIDAIFYPCMSYTFDEGISDNCYNCPVVAYYPELIQANITDVEKVHFLYPHLGIENHKLFAERMYEEFKNIIPKLTKKEIEKATENAFTTYYKYRETIRQEGSRVLKFAEENNYPVIILASRPYHIDPEINHGLDRLLNSLQFVTVTEDALYPVEGKLTTKTLNQWGYHARMYNAAKYVSQHKNMELVHLVSFGCGIDAITTDEIQDILRSNNKLYTQLKIDEVSNLGAAKIRLRSLQATMKEREI, encoded by the coding sequence TTGTATTATAAAATTGGAATTGATGTTGGATCAACAACATTAAAAACTGTTATTTTAAATGAAAAAGATGAAATTATTGAAAAAAGTTACCAAAGACATTTCTCTAAAGTAAGAGAAATAACCTTAAATCATTTTAAAAGTTTACAAGAACTACTAAAAGGAAAAAAATTTAAATTAGCTATTACAGGATCTGCAGGACTTGGAATTTCAAAAGATTATGGAATTCCATTTGTACAGGAAGTATTTTCAACAGCTGGAGCAGTAAAAAAATGTTACCCTCAAACTGATATTGTTATTGAGTTAGGAGGGGAAGATGCAAAAATTTTATTCTTACAAGGAACTATAGAAGAAAGAATGAATGGAACTTGTGCTGGAGGAACTGGGGCATTTATTGATCAGATGGCAGGTCTTTTAGATATGGAAGTCTCTGAATTAGATAAAATTAGTTTTGCTCATGAAAGAATTTATCCCATTGCATCTCGTTGTGGAGTTTTTGCAAAAACAGATGTGCAACCCCTTCTAAATCAAGGAGCTAAAAAAGCAGATATTGCAGCTAGTATTTATCAAGCTGTTGTAGAACAAACAATAACAGGTCTTGCTCAAGGAAGACCTATAAAAGGAACTGTTCTCTTTTTAGGTGGACCTCTTTATTTTTTAAAAGGTTTACAAGAAAGATTTGTTGAAGTATTAAAACTTTCAAAAGAAAATGCAATTTTCCCAGAATTAGCTCCTTATTTTGTAGCACTAGGAAGTGCATACTTTGCAGATACTGTAGAAGAAGAATTTGAATATGATGAAGTAGTTCAATTATTATCTAAAAAGAAAGAAAAGAAAGTTGAACATTTAGAAAAACCTTTATTTACTTCTGAAGAAGAATATGAGTTTTTTTTGAAAAGACATCAAAAGATGACTGTTCCTACTAAAGATATTACTTCATATTCAGGGAAGGCTTATTTAGGGTTGGACTCTGGTTCTACAACTATAAAAGTAGTCCTTTTAGATGATGAAGAAAATATTTTATATCGTTATTACTCATCTTCTAAAGGAAACCCTGTATCTTTATTCTTAGAGCAACTTAAAAAAATCCATGAACTTTGTGGTGAAAGAATTAAGATTGTATCTAGTGCTGTAACAGGATATGGTGAAGAATTAATGCAGGTAGCTTTTGGAGTTGACATTGGAATTGTAGAAACAATAGCTCACTATACAGCAGCTAAACATTTCAATCCTGATGTAGATTTTATTATTGACATTGGAGGACAAGATATTAAATGTTTCCATATTAAAGATGGTGCTATTGATTCTATTGTTTTGAATGAAGCTTGTTCATCTGGTTGTGGTTCTTTCTTAGAAACATTTGCAAAATCTTTAGGGTATAGTACACAAGATTTTGCTAAAAAAGCTATTTTTTCAAAATCTCCTGCTGATCTAGGTTCTCGTTGCACTGTATTTATGAACTCTTCTGTTAAACAAGCTCAAAAAGAAGGAGCTGAAGTGGAAGATATTTCAGCTGGTCTTGCCAGAAGTGTTATCAAAAATGCTATTTTTAAAGTAATTCGTGCTCGTGATGCAGATGATTTAGGAAAAAATATTGTAGTACAAGGCGGAACTTTTTTAAATAATGCTGTCTTACGTTCTTTTGAACAAGAAATTGGAAGAGAAGTATTACGTCCAGAAATTTCAGAATTAATGGGAGCTTATGGAGCTGCTCTATATGGAAAAAAAGTTCAAAAAGAAAATTCAAAATTATTAAGTTTAAAAGAATTAGAAAATTTTCAACACACTTCTTCACCAGGAATGTGTAAGTTATGTACTAACCACTGCCAATTAACAATTAATGCTTTTACAAATGGGCAAAAATTTATTAGTGGAAATAAATGTGAAAGAGGTGCTGGAAAGAAATTACAAAGTGATTTACCAAATATGGTAGCTTACAAAAATCAACTTTTTAATGCCATTCCTTTAAAAGCAGGTGGAAGAGCAAAAATTGGCCTACCTCGGGCTTTAAATATTTATGAAATGTTACCTTTTTGGGCAGAATTATTCCGTTCTTTAGATTGTGATATTGTTCTTTCAGGTATATCAAATCGTAAGATTTATATGAAAGGACAAAATACTATTCCATCAGATACTGTTTGTTACCCTGCAAAGTTAGTACATGGACATATTATTGATTTACTAGAAAAAGATATAGATGCCATTTTCTATCCTTGTATGAGTTATACTTTTGATGAAGGAATTTCAGATAATTGCTATAACTGTCCTGTTGTTGCTTACTACCCTGAATTAATACAAGCTAATATAACTGATGTAGAAAAAGTTCATTTTTTATATCCACATTTAGGGATTGAAAATCATAAATTATTTGCTGAAAGAATGTATGAAGAATTTAAAAATATTATTCCTAAATTGACTAAAAAGGAAATTGAAAAGGCAACAGAAAATGCTTTTACAACATACTATAAATACAGAGAAACTATACGTCAAGAAGGAAGTAGAGTACTGAAATTTGCTGAGGAGAATAATTATCCTGTAATTATACTAGCTTCTAGACCTTATCATATTGATCCAGAAATCAATCATGGATTAGATAGGTTGTTAAACTCTTTACAATTTGTAACTGTAACAGAGGATGCTTTATACCCTGTTGAAGGAAAATTAACTACAAAAACATTAAATCAATGGGGATATCATGCAAGAATGTATAATGCAGCAAAATATGTAAGTCAACATAAAAATATGGAATTAGTTCATTTGGTTAGTTTTGGTTGTGGAATAGATGCTATTACCACAGATGAAATTCAAGATATTTTGCGTTCTAACAATAAATTATATACACAATTAAAAATTGATGAAGTAAGTAATTTAGGAGCTGCAAAAATAAGATTACGTAGCTTACAAGCTACTATGAAAGAAAGAGAGATATAA
- a CDS encoding phosphate/phosphite/phosphonate ABC transporter substrate-binding protein has translation MKRVWKLLILVSLIFLLISCGKKKEEKPLVMGLSPIANSEKLIEDTAPLHKMLGDEIGRPVEGFIATNYIGVVEALGTGTIDFALIPPFAYILANKKNGTEALLTSINKHDEPGYYSVLLVRTDSGIEKVEDLKGKKVAFVDPSSTSGYIFPAVILMDHGINVEQDITYQFAGGHDKALQLLINGDVDAIGTYESALTKFAKEFPEVTEKVKVLQKSDLIPGITLVVSSKVDDAIKQKIKDAFLKVTSTNEGQELTLKLFGIKGFEEANVDNYKLIEDKLNKMGIDIEKIK, from the coding sequence ATGAAAAGAGTTTGGAAATTACTTATATTAGTATCACTTATATTTCTTTTAATTAGTTGTGGAAAGAAAAAGGAAGAAAAACCTTTAGTAATGGGATTGTCACCAATAGCTAATTCAGAAAAATTAATTGAAGATACTGCACCATTACATAAAATGTTAGGTGATGAAATTGGTAGACCAGTTGAAGGTTTTATTGCAACAAACTACATAGGAGTGGTTGAAGCTCTTGGAACAGGAACTATTGATTTTGCATTAATTCCTCCTTTTGCATATATTTTGGCAAATAAAAAGAATGGAACAGAAGCTTTACTTACAAGTATAAATAAACATGATGAACCTGGTTATTATTCTGTTTTACTTGTGAGAACTGATAGTGGAATAGAAAAAGTTGAAGACTTAAAAGGTAAAAAAGTTGCTTTTGTAGATCCTTCATCAACTTCTGGATATATTTTCCCAGCAGTAATATTAATGGATCATGGAATAAATGTTGAGCAAGATATTACTTACCAATTCGCTGGTGGACATGATAAAGCATTACAATTATTAATAAATGGTGATGTAGATGCCATTGGAACTTATGAAAGTGCACTTACAAAATTTGCTAAAGAATTTCCAGAAGTAACTGAAAAAGTAAAAGTTCTACAAAAAAGTGATTTAATCCCAGGAATAACATTAGTTGTTTCATCTAAAGTTGATGATGCAATAAAACAAAAAATTAAAGATGCTTTCTTAAAAGTTACTTCTACAAATGAAGGACAAGAATTGACACTTAAATTATTTGGTATAAAAGGTTTTGAAGAAGCTAATGTAGACAATTACAAACTTATTGAGGATAAACTTAATAAAATGGGAATAGATATTGAAAAAATAAAATAA
- a CDS encoding pyridoxamine 5'-phosphate oxidase family protein: MAKLTDAIKDLILNPVKEGAWTAQLGWIATVREDGAPNIGPKRSCRIYDDATLIWNENTAGEIMKDIERGSKVAVAFANWDKLDGYRFVGTAEVHKEGKYYDEVVEWAKGKMGAPKAAIVFHIEEVYTLKSGPTAGTRID; this comes from the coding sequence ATGGCAAAATTAACAGATGCTATAAAAGATTTAATATTAAATCCAGTTAAAGAAGGAGCTTGGACAGCACAATTAGGTTGGATTGCAACAGTAAGAGAAGATGGAGCACCAAACATTGGTCCAAAAAGATCTTGCCGTATATATGATGATGCAACTTTAATCTGGAACGAAAATACAGCTGGAGAAATCATGAAAGATATTGAAAGAGGATCAAAAGTTGCAGTAGCTTTTGCTAACTGGGATAAATTAGATGGATATCGTTTTGTAGGAACAGCTGAAGTTCATAAAGAAGGAAAATACTATGATGAAGTTGTTGAATGGGCAAAAGGAAAAATGGGAGCACCTAAAGCAGCAATAGTATTCCACATTGAAGAAGTTTATACTTTAAAATCAGGACCAACTGCTGGAACAAGAATAGACTAA
- the phnC gene encoding phosphonate ABC transporter ATP-binding protein has translation MEAIIEVKNLVKNYGDKEILKNISFNINKGEIISIIGESGAGKSTLMRCLNGLEGINSGSIKFYDTDITKLREKEKNSIKKQMAYVFQDLNIIDNMYVIENVLVPFLNRKNFIQVLFNQFSKQEYERALYCLEKVGISKLAYTKAKYLSGGEKQRVAIARSLAPNVDLILADEPISSLDEKNSTQIMEIFKRINIKKNKTIILNLHNVEVAKKFSDKILALKNGEIFFYKKSSEVNEDDIRKVYQTS, from the coding sequence TTGGAAGCAATTATAGAAGTAAAAAATCTAGTTAAAAATTATGGAGATAAAGAAATTTTAAAAAATATCTCTTTTAATATAAATAAAGGAGAGATTATATCTATAATAGGTGAAAGTGGTGCTGGAAAATCAACATTGATGAGATGCCTAAATGGACTTGAAGGTATCAACTCAGGTAGCATAAAATTCTACGATACAGATATAACAAAATTAAGAGAAAAAGAAAAAAACTCTATAAAAAAACAGATGGCTTATGTATTTCAGGACCTTAATATAATAGATAATATGTATGTTATAGAAAATGTTTTAGTTCCATTTTTAAATAGAAAAAATTTTATACAAGTTCTTTTTAATCAATTTAGCAAACAAGAATATGAAAGAGCTTTATATTGTTTGGAAAAGGTTGGAATATCTAAGTTGGCTTATACAAAGGCTAAGTATTTATCTGGTGGAGAAAAACAGAGAGTTGCAATAGCCCGCTCCCTTGCACCTAATGTTGATTTAATTTTAGCAGATGAGCCTATAAGTAGTTTAGATGAAAAAAATTCTACTCAAATCATGGAAATTTTTAAAAGAATAAATATTAAAAAGAATAAAACAATTATATTAAATTTACACAATGTTGAAGTTGCTAAAAAGTTTTCAGATAAGATTTTAGCTTTAAAAAATGGAGAAATTTTCTTTTATAAAAAGAGTTCAGAGGTAAATGAAGATGACATTAGAAAAGTTTATCAAACTTCATAG
- the nagA gene encoding N-acetylglucosamine-6-phosphate deacetylase: MQKVLLKNAKLVLENKLINGSILIFENKIEKIFTDNDNLSEFTFDEVIDLEGKYLGPAFIDVHTHGADGADAMDGSEEALRKISAYLVKEGTANFLATTLTSTKEILKDVLKVVANLQDKDIEGANIFGVHMEGPYFAIEYKGAQNDKYMKPAGIKELEEYLSVKDGLVKLFSISPHNQENLEAIKFLADRGVVVSVGHSGASYEAVMKAVDYGLSHATHTYNGMKGFTHREPGVVGAVFNSDNIMAEIIFDKIHVHPEAVRTLIRVKGIDKVVCVTDSMSATGLAEGQYKLGELDVNVKDGQARLTSNNALAGSVLRMDMAFKNLIELGYSITDAFKMTSTNAAKEFKLNTGIVKEGKDADLVILDKDYKVCMTMVKGKIKFINL; encoded by the coding sequence ATGCAAAAAGTTTTATTAAAAAATGCAAAGTTAGTTTTAGAAAATAAATTAATTAATGGTTCTATTTTAATTTTTGAAAATAAAATAGAAAAAATTTTTACAGATAATGATAATTTATCTGAATTTACTTTTGATGAAGTTATAGATTTAGAAGGCAAATACTTAGGACCTGCCTTCATAGATGTTCATACACATGGTGCTGATGGTGCTGATGCAATGGATGGTAGTGAAGAAGCTTTAAGAAAAATTTCTGCTTATTTAGTTAAAGAAGGAACTGCAAATTTTTTGGCTACTACTTTAACAAGTACAAAAGAGATTTTAAAAGATGTTTTGAAAGTTGTTGCAAATTTACAAGATAAAGATATTGAAGGTGCTAATATTTTTGGAGTTCATATGGAAGGACCTTATTTTGCTATTGAATATAAGGGAGCTCAAAATGATAAATATATGAAACCTGCTGGAATAAAAGAGCTTGAAGAATATTTATCAGTTAAAGATGGACTTGTAAAATTATTTTCAATATCTCCTCATAATCAAGAAAACTTAGAAGCTATAAAGTTTTTAGCTGATAGGGGAGTTGTTGTTTCAGTTGGGCATTCAGGGGCAAGTTATGAAGCAGTTATGAAAGCAGTAGATTATGGACTTTCTCATGCAACTCATACTTATAATGGAATGAAAGGTTTTACTCATAGAGAACCTGGAGTCGTTGGTGCAGTATTTAATTCTGATAATATTATGGCTGAGATTATTTTTGACAAGATTCATGTACATCCTGAAGCAGTAAGAACTCTTATTAGAGTAAAAGGAATAGATAAAGTAGTTTGTGTTACAGATTCTATGTCTGCAACAGGCTTAGCAGAGGGGCAATATAAGTTAGGAGAACTTGATGTTAATGTAAAAGATGGGCAAGCAAGACTTACTTCAAATAATGCATTAGCAGGTAGTGTTCTTAGAATGGATATGGCTTTTAAAAATTTAATAGAATTAGGTTATAGTATAACTGATGCCTTTAAAATGACTTCAACTAATGCTGCAAAAGAATTTAAATTAAACACTGGAATTGTAAAAGAAGGTAAAGATGCAGATTTAGTTATTTTAGATAAAGACTATAAGGTTTGTATGACTATGGTTAAGGGTAAAATTAAATTTATAAATTTATAA
- a CDS encoding 2-hydroxyacyl-CoA dehydratase, which translates to MNKNCKVLIPMMMDIHFDLIAGVLKNEGYDVEVLKTDHRGIVEEGLKSVHNDMCYPALLVIGQFIDALKSGKYDTNNVALLLTQTGGGCRASNYIHLLRKALEKNNFHNVKVWSLNFEGLDKKNEFSLSFSGYFNLFYSILYGDLLMSIYHQSVAHEKNPGDSKGILTYWKDKLISEIGKKPFKKLKENYKKIIEKFLIIPRNFEKKKIRVGIVGEIYMKYSPLGNNHLTEYLEKEGAEAVNTGLLDFLLFNLYDTIFDRKIYGRKGIKYYFVKYIVRYIEKKQKEMIDVIKQYKDFIPPSPFTKVIEMTKGYLGHGVKMGEGWLLTAEMLEFIEMGIKNIVCAQPFGCLPNHIIAKGMIRKIKDNHPDANIVAVDYDPGASSVNQENRIRLMLENAKMMANEY; encoded by the coding sequence ATGAATAAAAACTGTAAGGTTCTCATTCCTATGATGATGGATATTCATTTTGACTTAATAGCAGGTGTCTTAAAAAATGAAGGATATGATGTTGAAGTATTAAAAACAGATCATAGGGGAATTGTTGAAGAAGGATTAAAAAGTGTTCATAATGATATGTGTTATCCAGCACTTCTTGTGATCGGACAATTTATTGATGCTTTAAAAAGTGGGAAATATGATACAAATAATGTAGCTTTACTACTTACACAGACAGGAGGAGGATGTAGGGCTTCTAATTATATTCATTTACTTCGTAAAGCATTGGAAAAAAATAATTTTCATAATGTAAAAGTATGGTCTTTAAACTTTGAAGGATTGGATAAAAAAAATGAATTTTCTCTTTCTTTTTCTGGTTATTTTAATCTTTTTTATAGTATTTTATATGGAGATCTTTTGATGTCTATCTATCATCAATCTGTAGCACATGAAAAAAATCCAGGAGATAGTAAAGGGATTTTAACTTATTGGAAAGATAAATTAATTTCAGAAATTGGAAAAAAACCTTTTAAAAAGTTAAAAGAAAATTATAAAAAAATAATAGAAAAATTCTTAATAATTCCTAGAAATTTTGAAAAGAAAAAAATCAGAGTAGGTATCGTGGGAGAAATTTATATGAAATACTCTCCTTTAGGAAATAATCATTTAACAGAGTATTTAGAAAAAGAAGGAGCAGAGGCAGTTAATACAGGACTTCTTGACTTTTTATTATTTAATCTATATGATACCATTTTTGATAGAAAAATTTATGGAAGAAAAGGGATTAAGTATTATTTTGTTAAATATATAGTAAGATACATAGAAAAGAAACAAAAAGAAATGATAGATGTTATAAAACAATATAAAGATTTCATTCCACCATCTCCTTTTACTAAAGTAATAGAAATGACAAAGGGATACTTAGGACATGGCGTAAAAATGGGAGAAGGATGGTTATTAACAGCAGAAATGTTAGAATTTATTGAAATGGGAATAAAAAATATTGTTTGTGCTCAACCATTTGGCTGTCTACCAAATCATATCATTGCAAAAGGAATGATTAGAAAAATTAAAGATAATCATCCTGATGCAAATATTGTTGCAGTAGATTATGATCCTGGAGCAAGCTCTGTCAATCAAGAAAATAGAATTCGTCTGATGTTAGAAAACGCAAAAATGATGGCAAATGAATATTAA
- a CDS encoding formate/nitrite transporter family protein encodes MTDGHKTPSELVDYMITVGIDKATKPLFKLMLLGIFGGAFIALGGAGNIISGSTLIKTDPGLAKFVGACVFPVGLIMVVILGSELFTSNCLLTVAYTNKKITFTQLIRNIVTVYLFNYVGSFIVAYITVKGGSFNTDSLNYLQDIATHKVHATAYALFIKGILCNVLVCGSVLLSYTSKDTIGKLVGAWLPIMLFVLIGYDHSIANMFYLTAAKIVDSSFEVSLILYNLFYVTLGNIIGGMAIGLPLYFCYYKKQA; translated from the coding sequence ATGACTGATGGACACAAAACACCATCTGAATTAGTGGATTATATGATTACAGTTGGGATTGATAAGGCAACTAAACCTTTATTCAAACTAATGTTACTTGGAATTTTTGGAGGAGCTTTTATAGCCTTAGGAGGAGCTGGAAATATTATATCAGGTTCAACTTTGATAAAAACAGATCCAGGTCTTGCAAAGTTTGTAGGAGCTTGTGTATTCCCAGTTGGACTTATTATGGTTGTAATTCTCGGTTCTGAATTATTTACAAGCAATTGTTTGCTTACAGTTGCATATACTAATAAGAAAATTACTTTTACTCAACTTATTAGAAATATTGTAACAGTGTATCTTTTTAATTATGTTGGAAGTTTTATTGTAGCGTACATAACAGTGAAAGGTGGAAGTTTTAATACTGATTCATTAAATTATTTACAAGATATAGCTACTCATAAAGTTCATGCTACTGCTTATGCTCTTTTTATAAAAGGGATATTATGTAATGTACTTGTATGTGGATCTGTTCTTCTTAGTTATACATCAAAAGATACCATTGGAAAATTGGTTGGTGCTTGGTTGCCAATAATGTTATTTGTTCTTATAGGATATGACCACTCAATAGCAAATATGTTTTATCTAACAGCAGCAAAAATAGTTGATTCAAGTTTTGAGGTTTCTTTAATACTTTATAATTTATTCTATGTAACACTTGGAAATATTATTGGAGGAATGGCTATAGGACTACCTTTATATTTCTGCTATTATAAAAAACAAGCTTAG
- a CDS encoding PhnE/PtxC family ABC transporter permease: MKMTLEKFIKLHRLKTFLRFLTVVIVLLLFFFTLNLDFQDYIDGFTRLKGLVVSMMRIDTEDKKIVLFKMFETIVTAFASSFIGVILAVLCSPFLATNISNKYLARFLTICFSVFRTVPALVMAAILVSLIGIGSFTGFISLLIITFFSATKLLKEYLEEINQAKIQSFRTFGFSKFTFLKSCIYPFSKPYIISLFFLTLESSIRGASVLGMVGAGGIGEELWKNLSFLRYDKVSFIILILLIFIFLTDTLSWFFRKKDSLIKITTYQGYKKSKIISKLVTCFILILLVYSLNILYEDTNKISLPIFFERLLVFLKKLTYLDFSYTPKVLLALWQSFLVAFFATFFAAPTAIVISYFASSVTSNKKIAFIIKIFINFIRTFPPVIVAILFFSGFGPGLISGFFALYFYTSGVITKVYVDVLESVETDYGLYGKSLGLKNFYTYLKLWLPSTYTNFVSIFLYRFESNMKNSSVLGMVGAGGIGQLLMNHIAFRNWEKVWVLLIFLIITIILIENLSEYIRNKVNN; the protein is encoded by the coding sequence ATGAAGATGACATTAGAAAAGTTTATCAAACTTCATAGGCTAAAAACTTTTTTGAGATTTTTAACTGTTGTGATTGTTTTATTATTATTCTTTTTTACTTTAAATTTAGATTTTCAAGATTATATAGATGGCTTTACTAGATTAAAAGGTCTAGTTGTTTCCATGATGAGAATAGATACAGAAGATAAAAAAATAGTTTTATTCAAAATGTTTGAAACAATTGTAACTGCCTTTGCCTCTTCATTTATTGGAGTAATATTAGCAGTTTTGTGTTCTCCATTTTTAGCAACTAATATATCAAATAAGTATCTTGCTAGATTTTTGACTATATGTTTCTCTGTATTTAGGACTGTACCTGCCTTAGTAATGGCAGCAATACTTGTTAGTTTAATTGGAATAGGAAGCTTTACAGGTTTTATTAGCTTACTTATTATCACATTTTTTTCTGCTACTAAGCTTTTAAAAGAATATTTAGAAGAAATCAATCAAGCTAAAATACAATCTTTTAGAACTTTTGGTTTTTCAAAATTTACTTTTTTAAAGTCTTGTATCTATCCATTTTCAAAACCCTATATAATTTCACTTTTCTTTTTAACTTTAGAATCAAGTATAAGAGGTGCAAGTGTCTTAGGAATGGTTGGGGCTGGTGGAATAGGAGAAGAACTTTGGAAAAATTTAAGTTTTTTAAGGTATGATAAAGTTTCTTTTATAATTTTAATCTTATTAATTTTTATATTTTTAACAGATACTTTAAGTTGGTTTTTTAGAAAAAAAGATAGTCTTATAAAAATTACAACTTATCAAGGCTATAAAAAAAGTAAAATTATTTCAAAACTTGTCACTTGTTTCATATTAATTTTATTAGTTTACTCATTAAATATTTTGTATGAAGATACAAATAAAATTTCTTTACCTATATTTTTTGAAAGATTATTAGTTTTTTTAAAGAAATTAACTTATTTAGATTTTTCATATACTCCAAAAGTTTTATTGGCATTATGGCAAAGCTTTTTAGTGGCTTTTTTTGCAACATTCTTTGCAGCACCTACTGCAATAGTAATCAGCTATTTTGCTAGCTCGGTAACTTCTAATAAGAAGATAGCCTTTATTATAAAAATTTTTATAAACTTTATAAGAACTTTTCCACCTGTTATTGTTGCCATATTATTTTTTAGTGGTTTTGGACCAGGACTTATAAGTGGCTTCTTTGCTCTATATTTTTATACAAGTGGTGTTATAACAAAAGTTTATGTAGATGTGTTAGAAAGTGTTGAAACTGACTATGGATTATATGGAAAAAGTTTAGGTCTAAAAAATTTCTATACTTATTTAAAACTTTGGTTACCTTCCACTTATACAAACTTTGTTTCAATATTTCTATATAGATTTGAATCTAATATGAAAAATTCAAGTGTATTGGGAATGGTTGGAGCTGGTGGTATAGGACAACTACTTATGAATCACATAGCTTTTAGAAATTGGGAAAAGGTCTGGGTACTTTTAATATTTTTAATAATTACTATAATTTTAATAGAAAATCTTTCTGAATATATTAGAAATAAAGTTAACAACTAA